A part of Calonectris borealis chromosome 30, bCalBor7.hap1.2, whole genome shotgun sequence genomic DNA contains:
- the TSFM gene encoding elongation factor Ts, mitochondrial isoform X3, with the protein MQRAARSAVCGAARVPPARFFRAAPPVLAADKEALLELRRRTGLPFLQCREALRRCGGELGQVNCETDFVARNAEFQRLVEQAALGTMAHCRAAAAPPTCCTKHLLREDELAQLQGGDGGTLLSDHLALAIGKLGENLILRRAAWLRVPEEDGYIAAYAHGWLPAAAPVAMGTYGALVACRVTEPRPPAATLEEVGRKVAQHVVGMAPTAVGTPQDQPRGEEETRLLAQSFLLEPGLTVGQFLGARGALAVRDFLRFRCGEEPPGRGG; encoded by the exons atgCAGCGGGCGGCGCGGAGCGCGGTGTGCGGGGCCGCGCGG GTCCCCCCGGCCCGGTTCTTCCGCGCCGCCCCCCCGGTGCTGGCGGCGGACAAGGAAGCGctgctggagctgcggcggcgaACGGGGCTGCCGTTCCTGCAGTGCCGGGAAGCGCTGCGGCGCTgcgggggggagctggggcag GTGAACTGCGAGACGGATTTCGTGGCCAGAAACGCCGAATTCCAGCGGCTGGTGGAGCAGGCGGCGCTGGGCACCATGGCCCAttgccgcgccgccgccgcgccgcccacCTGCTGCACCAag CACCTGCTGCGGGAGGACGAGCTGGCCCAGCTCcaggggggggacggggggactcTGCTCAGCGACCACCTCGCGCTGGCCATAG GGAAATTGGGTGAAAACCTGATCCTGCGCCGCGCCGCTTGGCTGCGGGTGCCGGAGGAGGACGGCTACATCGCCGCCTACGCCCACGGGTGGCTGCCGGCCGCCGCGCCGGTGGCCATGGGGACGTACGGGGCGCTGGTGGCCTGTCGGGTGACGGAGCCGCGGCCCCCGGCGGCGACGCTGGAGGAGGTGGGGCGGAAGGTGGCCCAGCACGTGGTGGGGATGGCACCCACGGCCgtggggaccccccaggaccagccccggggggaggaggagacgcGGCTGCTGGCGCAGAGCTTCCTGCTGGAGCCCGGCCTCACCGTGGGGCAGTtcctgggggcgcggggggcgctgGCCGTGCGGGACTTCCTGCGCTTCCGCTGCGGGGAGGAGCCCCCCGGCCGGGGGGGGTAG
- the TSFM gene encoding elongation factor Ts, mitochondrial isoform X2: MQRAARSAVCGAARVPPARFFRAAPPVLAADKEALLELRRRTGLPFLQCREALRRCGGELGQAEAWLQEQAQRQGWSKATQVRGRRTREGLVGLLREGPAAAMVEVNCETDFVARNAEFQRLVEQAALGTMAHCRAAAAPPTCCTKHLLREDELAQLQGGDGGTLLSDHLALAIGKLGENLILRRAAWLRVPEEDGYIAAYAHGWLPAAAPVAMGTYGALVACRVTEPRPPAATLEEVGRKVAQHVVGMAPTAVGTPQDQPRGEEETRLLAQSFLLEPGLTVGQFLGARGALAVRDFLRFRCGEEPPGRGG, translated from the exons atgCAGCGGGCGGCGCGGAGCGCGGTGTGCGGGGCCGCGCGG GTCCCCCCGGCCCGGTTCTTCCGCGCCGCCCCCCCGGTGCTGGCGGCGGACAAGGAAGCGctgctggagctgcggcggcgaACGGGGCTGCCGTTCCTGCAGTGCCGGGAAGCGCTGCGGCGCTgcgggggggagctggggcag gcagaggcctggctgcaggagcaggcgcagcggcagggctggagcaAAGCCACCCAAGTGCGGGGTCGCCGGACGcgggaggggctggtggggctgctgcgggaggggccggcggccgccATGGTGGAG GTGAACTGCGAGACGGATTTCGTGGCCAGAAACGCCGAATTCCAGCGGCTGGTGGAGCAGGCGGCGCTGGGCACCATGGCCCAttgccgcgccgccgccgcgccgcccacCTGCTGCACCAag CACCTGCTGCGGGAGGACGAGCTGGCCCAGCTCcaggggggggacggggggactcTGCTCAGCGACCACCTCGCGCTGGCCATAG GGAAATTGGGTGAAAACCTGATCCTGCGCCGCGCCGCTTGGCTGCGGGTGCCGGAGGAGGACGGCTACATCGCCGCCTACGCCCACGGGTGGCTGCCGGCCGCCGCGCCGGTGGCCATGGGGACGTACGGGGCGCTGGTGGCCTGTCGGGTGACGGAGCCGCGGCCCCCGGCGGCGACGCTGGAGGAGGTGGGGCGGAAGGTGGCCCAGCACGTGGTGGGGATGGCACCCACGGCCgtggggaccccccaggaccagccccggggggaggaggagacgcGGCTGCTGGCGCAGAGCTTCCTGCTGGAGCCCGGCCTCACCGTGGGGCAGTtcctgggggcgcggggggcgctgGCCGTGCGGGACTTCCTGCGCTTCCGCTGCGGGGAGGAGCCCCCCGGCCGGGGGGGGTAG
- the TSFM gene encoding elongation factor Ts, mitochondrial isoform X1: MQRAARSAVCGAARVPPARFFRAAPPVLAADKEALLELRRRTGLPFLQCREALRRCGGELGQAEAWLQEQAQRQGWSKATQVRGRRTREGLVGLLREGPAAAMVEVNCETDFVARNAEFQRLVEQAALGTMAHCRAAAAPPTCCTKVRGGGGVTPRTAPPPEPPQKLLSPLSQHLLREDELAQLQGGDGGTLLSDHLALAIGKLGENLILRRAAWLRVPEEDGYIAAYAHGWLPAAAPVAMGTYGALVACRVTEPRPPAATLEEVGRKVAQHVVGMAPTAVGTPQDQPRGEEETRLLAQSFLLEPGLTVGQFLGARGALAVRDFLRFRCGEEPPGRGG; encoded by the exons atgCAGCGGGCGGCGCGGAGCGCGGTGTGCGGGGCCGCGCGG GTCCCCCCGGCCCGGTTCTTCCGCGCCGCCCCCCCGGTGCTGGCGGCGGACAAGGAAGCGctgctggagctgcggcggcgaACGGGGCTGCCGTTCCTGCAGTGCCGGGAAGCGCTGCGGCGCTgcgggggggagctggggcag gcagaggcctggctgcaggagcaggcgcagcggcagggctggagcaAAGCCACCCAAGTGCGGGGTCGCCGGACGcgggaggggctggtggggctgctgcgggaggggccggcggccgccATGGTGGAG GTGAACTGCGAGACGGATTTCGTGGCCAGAAACGCCGAATTCCAGCGGCTGGTGGAGCAGGCGGCGCTGGGCACCATGGCCCAttgccgcgccgccgccgcgccgcccacCTGCTGCACCAaggtgaggggaggggggggggtaacccccagaaccgccccccccccagaacccccccaaaaactcctctcccctctctcacAGCACCTGCTGCGGGAGGACGAGCTGGCCCAGCTCcaggggggggacggggggactcTGCTCAGCGACCACCTCGCGCTGGCCATAG GGAAATTGGGTGAAAACCTGATCCTGCGCCGCGCCGCTTGGCTGCGGGTGCCGGAGGAGGACGGCTACATCGCCGCCTACGCCCACGGGTGGCTGCCGGCCGCCGCGCCGGTGGCCATGGGGACGTACGGGGCGCTGGTGGCCTGTCGGGTGACGGAGCCGCGGCCCCCGGCGGCGACGCTGGAGGAGGTGGGGCGGAAGGTGGCCCAGCACGTGGTGGGGATGGCACCCACGGCCgtggggaccccccaggaccagccccggggggaggaggagacgcGGCTGCTGGCGCAGAGCTTCCTGCTGGAGCCCGGCCTCACCGTGGGGCAGTtcctgggggcgcggggggcgctgGCCGTGCGGGACTTCCTGCGCTTCCGCTGCGGGGAGGAGCCCCCCGGCCGGGGGGGGTAG
- the EEF1AKMT3 gene encoding LOW QUALITY PROTEIN: EEF1A lysine methyltransferase 3 (The sequence of the model RefSeq protein was modified relative to this genomic sequence to represent the inferred CDS: deleted 2 bases in 1 codon), with amino-acid sequence MAAPGCHVGARREAAAAAAAGTGEREEAEEDSEEDAEEEAEAEEPAAGALRSVFPRDPALFADAFPVERRYRLCGRVLRIAQHHGPRLGLAASVWEAALSLCRFLEEQRFDFRGRRVIELGAGTGIVGILAALLGGDVTITDQPAALEQIRENVRLNFPAAPRPRVRALVWGQDEGSFPREYEVILGSDIVYHPPSFPPLLGTLRHLCGPRSLALLCAKMRGEGGARRFFRQMLPPYFRIQLLRREPEEEIEIYRVTCRGGEGDPIEEDGVGGTPDFGGAVP; translated from the exons ATGGCTGCGCCCGGCTGCCACGTGGGggcccggcgggaggcggcggcggcggcggcggcggggaccggggagagggaggaagcggAAGAGGACTCGGAAGAGGACGCGGAAGAGGAAGCGGAAGCGGAGGAGCCCGCGGCCGGGGCGCTGCGGTCCGTGTTCCCCCGCGACCCCGCGCTCTTCGCCGACGCCTTCCCGGTGGAGCGCCGGTACCGGCTCTGCGGGCGCGTCCTCCGCATCGCGCAGCACCACGGGCCGCGGCTGGGGCTGGCCGCCTCCGTCTGGGAGGCG GCCCTGTCCCTGTGCCGGTTCCTGGAGGAGCAGCGCTTCGACTTCCGGGGCCGGAGGGTGATCGAGCTGGGCGCCGGCACCGGCATCGTCGGCATCCTCGCCGCCTTGCTGG GAGGGGACGTCACCATCACGGACCAACCGGCGGCGTTAGAACAAATCCGGGAAAACGTCCGGCTGAACTTcccggcggcgccgcggccgcgGGTGCGAGCCCTGGTGTGGGGCCAGGACGAAGGCTCCTTCCCCCGGGAATACGAGGTGATCCTGGGGTCGGACATCGTGTACcaccccccctccttcccccccctcctggGCACCCTGCGGCACCTCTGCGGCCCCCGCTCCCTCGCCCTCCTTTGCGCCAAAATGCGG GGGGAGGGCGGCGCCCGCCGTTTTTTCCGACAGATGTTACCTCCGTATTTTCGGATCCAGCTGTTGCGGCGGGAGCCGGAGGAGGAGATCGAGATCTATAGGGTGACCTgtaggggtggggagggggacccTATAGAAgaggatggggtggggggcacccccgATTTCGGAGGGGCCGTGCCCTGA
- the METTL1 gene encoding tRNA (guanine-N(7)-)-methyltransferase isoform X1, with amino-acid sequence MEEAAAPPQKRFYRQRAHANPLADHTLRYPARPQDMDWAPLFPAFFPPAAPPAQPPPRVEFADVGCGYGGLLVELSPLFPRTLMLGLELRVKVAAFAGERIRALRAAQPGRFGNVACLRANAMKHLPHFFRKAQLSKMFFLFPDPHFKRTKHKWRIISPTLLAEYGYVLRPGGLVYTVTDVAELHEWMVKHFGEHPLFEEVPLAQLGADPIVARLGTSTEEGRKVQRGGRRIFPAVFRRLQDPAAGGDT; translated from the exons atggaggaggcggcggcgccgccgcagAAGCGGTTTTACCGGCAGCGGGCGCACGCCAACCCGCTGGCCGACCACACGCTGCGCTA CCCCGCCAGGCCGCAGGACATGGACTGGGCCCCGCTCTTCCCGGCCTTcttcccgcccgccgccccccccgcccagccGCCCCCCCGCGTGGAGTTCGCCGACGTGGGCTGCGGCTACGGGGGGCTGCTGG tggagctgtcccccctcttcccccgcaCCCTgatgctggggctggagctgcgggTGAAGGTGGCCGCCTTCGCCGGGGAGCGCATCCGGGCGCTGCGcgcggcccagcccggccgctTCGGCAACGTCGCCTGCCTGCGCGCCAACGCCATGAAACACCTCCCCCACTTCTTCCGCAAAGCGCAG CTCAGCAagatgttcttcctcttccccgaCCCCCACTTCAAGCGGACGAAGCACAAGTGGCGAATCATCAGCCCCACGCTGCTGGCCGAGTACGGCTACGTCCTGCGCCCCGGG GGGCTGGTGTACACGGTGACGGACGTGGCGGAGCTCCACGAGTGGATGGTGAAGCATTTTGGGGAGCACCCGCTTTTCGAGGAGGTGCCGCTGGCCCAGCTG GGTGCCGACCCCATCGTGGCCCGGCTGGGCACCTCCACGGAGGAGGGCCGGAAGGTgcagcgcggcggccgccggaTCTTCCCCGCCGTCTTCCGCCGCCTCCAGGATCCGGCCGCGGGGGGGGACACCTGA
- the METTL1 gene encoding tRNA (guanine-N(7)-)-methyltransferase isoform X2 yields the protein MEEAAAPPQKRFYRQRAHANPLADHTLRYPARPQDMDWAPLFPAFFPPAAPPAQPPPRVEFADVGCGYGGLLVELSPLFPRTLMLGLELRVKVAAFAGERIRALRAAQPGRFGNVACLRANAMKHLPHFFRKAQLSKMFFLFPDPHFKRTKHKWRIISPTLLAEYGYVLRPGGADPIVARLGTSTEEGRKVQRGGRRIFPAVFRRLQDPAAGGDT from the exons atggaggaggcggcggcgccgccgcagAAGCGGTTTTACCGGCAGCGGGCGCACGCCAACCCGCTGGCCGACCACACGCTGCGCTA CCCCGCCAGGCCGCAGGACATGGACTGGGCCCCGCTCTTCCCGGCCTTcttcccgcccgccgccccccccgcccagccGCCCCCCCGCGTGGAGTTCGCCGACGTGGGCTGCGGCTACGGGGGGCTGCTGG tggagctgtcccccctcttcccccgcaCCCTgatgctggggctggagctgcgggTGAAGGTGGCCGCCTTCGCCGGGGAGCGCATCCGGGCGCTGCGcgcggcccagcccggccgctTCGGCAACGTCGCCTGCCTGCGCGCCAACGCCATGAAACACCTCCCCCACTTCTTCCGCAAAGCGCAG CTCAGCAagatgttcttcctcttccccgaCCCCCACTTCAAGCGGACGAAGCACAAGTGGCGAATCATCAGCCCCACGCTGCTGGCCGAGTACGGCTACGTCCTGCGCCCCGGG GGTGCCGACCCCATCGTGGCCCGGCTGGGCACCTCCACGGAGGAGGGCCGGAAGGTgcagcgcggcggccgccggaTCTTCCCCGCCGTCTTCCGCCGCCTCCAGGATCCGGCCGCGGGGGGGGACACCTGA
- the METTL1 gene encoding tRNA (guanine-N(7)-)-methyltransferase isoform X3, giving the protein MDWAPLFPAFFPPAAPPAQPPPRVEFADVGCGYGGLLVELSPLFPRTLMLGLELRVKVAAFAGERIRALRAAQPGRFGNVACLRANAMKHLPHFFRKAQLSKMFFLFPDPHFKRTKHKWRIISPTLLAEYGYVLRPGGLVYTVTDVAELHEWMVKHFGEHPLFEEVPLAQLGADPIVARLGTSTEEGRKVQRGGRRIFPAVFRRLQDPAAGGDT; this is encoded by the exons ATGGACTGGGCCCCGCTCTTCCCGGCCTTcttcccgcccgccgccccccccgcccagccGCCCCCCCGCGTGGAGTTCGCCGACGTGGGCTGCGGCTACGGGGGGCTGCTGG tggagctgtcccccctcttcccccgcaCCCTgatgctggggctggagctgcgggTGAAGGTGGCCGCCTTCGCCGGGGAGCGCATCCGGGCGCTGCGcgcggcccagcccggccgctTCGGCAACGTCGCCTGCCTGCGCGCCAACGCCATGAAACACCTCCCCCACTTCTTCCGCAAAGCGCAG CTCAGCAagatgttcttcctcttccccgaCCCCCACTTCAAGCGGACGAAGCACAAGTGGCGAATCATCAGCCCCACGCTGCTGGCCGAGTACGGCTACGTCCTGCGCCCCGGG GGGCTGGTGTACACGGTGACGGACGTGGCGGAGCTCCACGAGTGGATGGTGAAGCATTTTGGGGAGCACCCGCTTTTCGAGGAGGTGCCGCTGGCCCAGCTG GGTGCCGACCCCATCGTGGCCCGGCTGGGCACCTCCACGGAGGAGGGCCGGAAGGTgcagcgcggcggccgccggaTCTTCCCCGCCGTCTTCCGCCGCCTCCAGGATCCGGCCGCGGGGGGGGACACCTGA